AGGTGGGCTACGGCTTGGCGTGGTCGGCCGTGAATGCTCTTTTTGAGTGGTTTTTTGTCTGGGTGGGCTGGATCGGTTACGATCATTGGAATCCGCTGCGCGCGTTTTTATTCTATATCTTGTTTTTTGGACTGATCTTCCTCCAGGAGAGATGGTATAATGGAACCAATATTATCGTGAAGAAATCCAATCTGTGAATTCAGCGGGAAGCGGACGCGCCCGTTGATGGGATCAATGGTGAGATCATGGCGACGACATATCGAAAAGCGGGAGCAGGGGACCGGGAGGCTCTCCTGGACTTGATAGCCCGTGGCTTTGCGGTCGATTCCCAAGGTGCGCTGGACCTTCGGGAAGGCGAGGAGCACCGGATTTTATTCAGCTACTTATATTCATTGCCCGGGTGGGACCCGGGGCGAGTTTTTGTGGCGGAGGAAGCCGGACAACTGCTGGCGGCGGTAGGCTTTTTCCCGCAAGTGCTTTCATTGGACCGGGCGGACATCCCGGTCTGGGCGATCTCGCCGGTGGTGACGGCTCCGGAGGCGCGGAGCCGGGGACTGGCGGGCCATTGTTTGAATCTCGGGATGGAAGAGGTCCGCCAGCAAGGGATTCCGGCGGCCTTTCTGTGGGGTATCCCCGATTTTTACCCCAGGTTCGGCTTTGTCCCGGTATTGCCGCGCTACCGCACCCGGCTCGCCCTCGCGGCTGCCCGGGTAGGGGATAAGGACGGCCGGGAACGGAACGGCCGCGGGCGCCTGCGGGAATATAAGGTTTCCGACCTGCTCCGGATAGGCGAGTTGTACTCCGGCACCAACCGGTCTTTTTGGCTGCAACCGCTCCGGACCGCGGAATGGTGGCGTGACCGCCTGGCGGAGTTGGATATCGAAGCCGGCGTGTTGCGGGAGGTTCCTTTTCCGGAACGCCGTAACTTTTTGGTCTGGGAAAAGAATGACGGGAGCGTTGCGGGATATTTATATTATAAAGAGGAAATCCGGCGGGAAAGGATAATTATTACAGAAGCCGTGGCATCGAGCCCCGGAGACGCTTCGGCGATGTTGCAACAGCTCGTGACGAAGATCGTTGCAAAGACGGAAGATGCGTCTCAGCTCAACCAGGTCGTGATTCAGGGAACGCCGCTGCATCTTTTGAACAGCGCGGCCTACCGCATGGGCGGAACCCATCTGGATCCGGCGCCGCGTTTTGGCATGCTCAAGATCCTGGATTGGGACGCCTTCCTGGCCATGCTCGGTCCAGTGCTTCGGGAACGGCTCGATCCCTGGCCGTTGAGCGGAGCTTCCGGAGGGGCAAGTATCGGCTTTGAACCGGACGGAGCCCTGCTGCAGATGGAGAGAAGCCCGGAGCGGCTCACCTTTCATTTCGCCAAGCCGCCGCAGAGCGCCGCGACTCTGCAATTGCTGACCCGGCTTTTCCTGGGTTTTTATGATTTGGAGGATCTGAGCCTGATTCAGTGCGACCCGGCCTTACGGCAACGGCTCTTTCCAGCCAAATACCCATTTATCTGGGATGCAAATTATTTGTACTAAAATGCTGATAGTATCCGGAAGGAAATCCCCTTCCCGGCGGCCGTTCCGGCGCGATGAAGGACAAGAAAGATTTTTGTGCGATCTTTTTCTCTTTCGCGCTCGGTGGCGATTGTAAAGTCATGAAATGTATCGATAATGTTTAGGATTGTAACATTTTAGGGAGGCGCCAAGCCAGTGGAACCGTTAGCTTTGACGAAAGCCGCCTTGTATACGCCATTTTCTTTCATTGAAGAGGCGACTGTTTTGGTGAGGCAAGGGAAGATCGCGGCGGCGGGTCCGGCCGATGAGATCGCGATTCCGGCCGAATTTCGCGAAGTGCCGCTGGAAGGCTTGATTTTGGCGCCGGGTTTCATCGACCAGCATTTGCACGGTAGCGGACGCGCGGCCGTGATGAGCGGCACGCCCGAGGCGTTGAATGAAATCGGGAAATTCCAGGCTACTCACGGAGTGACCGGGTTTCTGGCGACCACCGCCGCGGCCTCTCAAGGACAACTGTTCCAAGTGGCGCGGGCCTATGCGGAGCTGAATGCCGCTCCGGCCTACAAGGGAGCCCGTTGTCTCGGTTTGCATCTGGAAGGACCGTATGGGGCGCTCGATACGATCGATCTCTCTAAGCCGGCGGATGGTTCACGGCTGCCGGATTGGCTAGCGATACAGGCCGTTCATCTGCAGAGCGGACGTGGTATCAAGCTGGTCACGCTCGCCCCGGAACTGCCGGGAGCGCTGGAACTGGCCGGGGAACTCAAGAAAAATGGCATCGTGGCTTCGATCGGGCATAGCGCGGCCAGCTTCGAAACTGCCCGGGCCGCGATCGAAGCCGGATTCGGCTGTGTCACCGATTGCTTCGCGGGGTTCCCGCTACTCGATCCCAGGCAGCCGGGGATCATCGGAGCCGCCTTGACCGATGCCGCCTTGCCGGTGGAGATCGTTGTTCAGGACGATGCGCTTCACCCGGCCACCGTGGCGCTGGTTTGGCAATTGAAAAGTCCGGAACGGATCATCCTGGCTTCGAACGGCCAGCCGTTCGGTCCCGAGCAATCCCGGGAAACGCTCACCATGGACGAGGCGGTTCGGAAGACCTTCGCGATGATCGGATGCGATTTGGCGGATGTTCTACGGATGGCGACCTATAACCCAGCCCGCTTGCTGGGCGTTAATAAGAAGAAAGGAAGCATTTACCCGGGTAAGGATGCCGATATCATCGCCATGACCACCGACCTGGACGTGGTGATGACCATGGTCGAGGGAGAGGTCATCAGCGGTTTGATCTCTTTGTAACCAGAGGGAATTGTCGGGCCATTTCAGCTTGGCGTAGGAGTTACCATGAAAATCCTGGCCGTATCGGATGTCGAAGAGTCCTTGTTGGCTTCGGAGACGAAACGGATCGCGGGAATCGATCTGATCGTTTCCTGCGGCGATTTGAACGAAAGTTATCTGTCGTACTTATCCACGATCTATGGCGTGCCGTTGCTTTTTGTCCGCGGCAATCATGACCTGGCATTGACCCCTGAGATCCAGCTGGGCGAAAACCTCCACCAGCGTTTATTCTCCTACAAGAACCTTCGTTTCCTGGGCTTTGAAGGTTCAATCGATTATACGACCCACGCCGTCCAGTATACGGAGGCCCAGATGGCCTGGATGGTCCGGTTGGCCTGTCTCAAAACGCTGCTTCACGGCCGCCCGGATATCATTGTGACGCATGCTCCGCCCCGGGGAATCCATGATGGCGCGGACCGCTGCCATCAAGGTTTCCAATCCTTTCATCAGCTGGTGAACAGGCTTCAACCCCGATACTTTTTGCACGGGCATATTCATTTGAACTACCAACGAAACCTGCCTCGAGTAACCCAAGTCCAAAATACCCGGATCGTCAATGTCTACGGACACTACGTTTTCGAAGTTTGAGGGGGAACGATGTTTACCGCGCCAAGAAGGAACACTTTTAAAGAAATCTATGAGGCGGAGAGGTTATCCGAAATCCTCTATCACGGCGTTCAGCCCATTGAAGTCGCCCAGATCGAGGGGAGTGTCAACCGTTGGCGCGAGTTTGACCGGCAATTCCGTCCCGAACGGGCGGATAAGGGAAAATTGCGATCGGTCATTGCGGCCATGGAGCAAGAGGTGGTCCTTCCGCCCATTTCAGTCTATAAAATCCGGGATGATTATTACGTCATTGACGGCAATCACCGGGTCTCCGCGGCCAAACAGATTGAACAGGCCTATATTGACGCCGAGGTTCAAGAGTTGCTGCCCCCGGCCGACTCCGATGAACATCGTCTATGGCGGGAACGGTCGCGTTTTGAATGGAAAACCGGGTTGAAGCTTTACCTCACCACCAATGGGGCATATAATAAGTTGCTTGTTTATATCCGGTTATATGCCAAGCAGCATTTGAAGAAGACCCAACAGCCCTTGAACATGAAAACAGCGGCCATGATGTGGCGGGACGAGATCTACGCTCCGGTGGTTCGGATGATTGAGGCCCGTAAACTCCGGCGCCATTTTCCCTTGTATACGGCGGACGATCTGTTCGTGTTTGTCATCCATCACCAGCTCTTCAAATCCCACCTGCAAAGAAGACCGATTAACCCACAAGAGGCAGTGAATGATTTTTGCAATCGGGCCGAAGCGCCATCCTTTCATCTCCGGGATCTGCTCAAAGGGATGGTTTTGAAGCGGCCATGTACCGAACCATGCTTTAAGTGTAGCCGAAAATGTCCGGAAGGGTTGATCTGCCACGAGGACGGACGGCTGATGATTGCCGAAAGTTGCCAAGGCTGTGGCGCTTGCGCTACGGAGTGCCCCAATGGCAACCTATATTCTTATGAGCAATTTGTAGACGGAAACGGGCTCTTATTATATAATACAAACCAAAAGGAATAAGTTCTTGGAGCGAATTCCCGGGGAGTGTTACGTTTGGATCTATATTCGCAATTGATGACTGCCGTCACGACCGGCCGGGGCGGCGAAGTCAAAAAGCTGGTTGAGCAAGGTTTGAATGACGGCCTGGCGGCAACGGAAATCATCAATCAGGGCTTAGTGGCGGGAATGAGTATCATTGCTGAGAAGTTCAAGAACAATGAGATCTTTGTTCCCGAGGTGATGCTGGCGGCCCGGGCCATGCATGCGGGCCTGGCGATTTTGAAGCCGCTCCTCGTCGGGACCGAACATGAACCGCTAGGTAAAGTGGTGATTGGGACGGTGAAGGGCGACCAACATGATATT
This Hydrogenispora ethanolica DNA region includes the following protein-coding sequences:
- a CDS encoding DUF4032 domain-containing protein, translated to MFTAPRRNTFKEIYEAERLSEILYHGVQPIEVAQIEGSVNRWREFDRQFRPERADKGKLRSVIAAMEQEVVLPPISVYKIRDDYYVIDGNHRVSAAKQIEQAYIDAEVQELLPPADSDEHRLWRERSRFEWKTGLKLYLTTNGAYNKLLVYIRLYAKQHLKKTQQPLNMKTAAMMWRDEIYAPVVRMIEARKLRRHFPLYTADDLFVFVIHHQLFKSHLQRRPINPQEAVNDFCNRAEAPSFHLRDLLKGMVLKRPCTEPCFKCSRKCPEGLICHEDGRLMIAESCQGCGACATECPNGNLYSYEQFVDGNGLLLYNTNQKE
- a CDS encoding GNAT family N-acetyltransferase, whose translation is MATTYRKAGAGDREALLDLIARGFAVDSQGALDLREGEEHRILFSYLYSLPGWDPGRVFVAEEAGQLLAAVGFFPQVLSLDRADIPVWAISPVVTAPEARSRGLAGHCLNLGMEEVRQQGIPAAFLWGIPDFYPRFGFVPVLPRYRTRLALAAARVGDKDGRERNGRGRLREYKVSDLLRIGELYSGTNRSFWLQPLRTAEWWRDRLAELDIEAGVLREVPFPERRNFLVWEKNDGSVAGYLYYKEEIRRERIIITEAVASSPGDASAMLQQLVTKIVAKTEDASQLNQVVIQGTPLHLLNSAAYRMGGTHLDPAPRFGMLKILDWDAFLAMLGPVLRERLDPWPLSGASGGASIGFEPDGALLQMERSPERLTFHFAKPPQSAATLQLLTRLFLGFYDLEDLSLIQCDPALRQRLFPAKYPFIWDANYLY
- a CDS encoding N-acetylglucosamine-6-phosphate deacetylase; this translates as MEPLALTKAALYTPFSFIEEATVLVRQGKIAAAGPADEIAIPAEFREVPLEGLILAPGFIDQHLHGSGRAAVMSGTPEALNEIGKFQATHGVTGFLATTAAASQGQLFQVARAYAELNAAPAYKGARCLGLHLEGPYGALDTIDLSKPADGSRLPDWLAIQAVHLQSGRGIKLVTLAPELPGALELAGELKKNGIVASIGHSAASFETARAAIEAGFGCVTDCFAGFPLLDPRQPGIIGAALTDAALPVEIVVQDDALHPATVALVWQLKSPERIILASNGQPFGPEQSRETLTMDEAVRKTFAMIGCDLADVLRMATYNPARLLGVNKKKGSIYPGKDADIIAMTTDLDVVMTMVEGEVISGLISL
- a CDS encoding metallophosphoesterase family protein translates to MKILAVSDVEESLLASETKRIAGIDLIVSCGDLNESYLSYLSTIYGVPLLFVRGNHDLALTPEIQLGENLHQRLFSYKNLRFLGFEGSIDYTTHAVQYTEAQMAWMVRLACLKTLLHGRPDIIVTHAPPRGIHDGADRCHQGFQSFHQLVNRLQPRYFLHGHIHLNYQRNLPRVTQVQNTRIVNVYGHYVFEV